The nucleotide sequence AAAAACAACAGCAGAACCCGCTAATCCTAAGTAACCATAACCGGCAAAATACTGTAAGATTTCTTGTCCGGTCGCAAATCCTGAACCTATCAGAAAAGCAATTATAGCTCCACCAAACATCATGACAGTTTTTTTATTGATTTTTTCGTTTACCATCCAAACCTCCTTTTTTTCAAAAGACACTTTATTACCCCTAATCTCTGAAAGACTGATTTTAAAAGGGAATAATCGATAATTGTGTAGTCTTCCTAAGTAGGGCATTTTTAAGTAGAGAAAAAAATATTTTTTCTCAAGCCCTTTACCACGGGCTCAAGAAAAAATAATCAATTATTTATTCAAATTCAGTTATACCAGAAACCTCTGTAGATAAAGCATCTACGGCTCTTTTTACAAGACTATATTTTAATTCTCCCTCTTCCTTAGAAGAAAGTTTTGGGTTTCCTACTGGATGTGGTATTGCAATAGTCGGAACAATTCTATTTGCACCTACTGATTTAGATATAGTGGTAATTGTAGACATATGAACTACCGCTATTCCAAATCTTTCTATTTCTTTCAAGATCGTTGCACCGCAACGAGTACAAGTTCCTCAGGTAGAAGTCATGATTACTCCATCCACACCATCTGCTTTGAGTAACTCACCCATCTCTTTTCCAAACTTAACGGCATTCCCTACAGATGTTCCTGTTCCTGTAGTCGTATAGAAATATTTCTCTACTTTTCCTATTTGACCTTCAGCTTCAAGTTTTTTTAACATTGCAAGAGGTGCTACTCTATCTGGATCTTCATTTGCATACACAGGGTCAAACCCTCCATGAATAGTAATAAATCCTGCTTCCTTGAGACTATCAAATTCATTTATATCATATCTTCCCCATATTTGGGCACTGGCTGATTGAATCCTGTCTGGGTTACCTTTTGGTACCATTCCACCAGTTGTAATTAAAGCAATAGTCGCCTTAGTTATATCTTTAATCGCATCTGCCGGATCTACTGTATCAAACACAGGCATTGGAAGTTCTGTTGTAAATTCTCTTCCATTTAATCTGTCTAAAAGCATATCTACAGCTCTTTCAGATCCTCTTTTCTCTACAAAGATTGTTTTTCTCTTCCCTTGAGGAATATACCCATCTTCTTTAGGTAATCCTAATTCTTCTCCAGCTACTATTTTTTTCACAATTGCTGCCATTGATTTTAAAGCTTTACGCATACCACCGGCCGAAGCCCCTGTTTCAGCAACTATAACTTTAGCTTTGCAAAGTTCAACTGCCGGGTTTTCAATATACATTCCTGTTATTGCTGGAATTTTTAATTCCTCTATCACATATTTGGCAATTTCTCCACACGCCATCCCATATCTTCCTGCATTGAAAGCTGGCCCTGTTACAACTATGTCTGGTTTAGCGTCTTTTATCATTTTACTAATCTGTGCCATAGCATCTTCTTTTTTTTCATTGAAATAGTTATCTCCACAAATTACAGTTCCAACTACTTCTCCCTCTCCTTTTAATAAAGCATCAAAAGCCGTTGCCGGTCCTACATTTCCCTCTATAAATTGAGGCTTCATTCCTGCTTTATCTTCTCCACCTATTTGACCAAAAAACTGATTCAAATAATATACTACTTTAAACTTTTTTTCCATTATATATTCCCCTCCAGTCATAGTTATTAATATAATTTAGATGTACAATTATGATATCCAATCTCTGATGTTGCTCCTATTATTGCGTTTAACTCACATTGAAAACTTCCATCTTCTAGAAGTGAACCTTCCCATCCTCCTGCTAAGGTAGATATGGCTTCCATATTTCCTAAAATTACGTCTGCAGGTGGT is from Psychrilyobacter atlanticus DSM 19335 and encodes:
- a CDS encoding glycine/betaine/sarcosine/D-proline family reductase selenoprotein B: MEKKFKVVYYLNQFFGQIGGEDKAGMKPQFIEGNVGPATAFDALLKGEGEVVGTVICGDNYFNEKKEDAMAQISKMIKDAKPDIVVTGPAFNAGRYGMACGEIAKYVIEELKIPAITGMYIENPAVELCKAKVIVAETGASAGGMRKALKSMAAIVKKIVAGEELGLPKEDGYIPQGKRKTIFVEKRGSERAVDMLLDRLNGREFTTELPMPVFDTVDPADAIKDITKATIALITTGGMVPKGNPDRIQSASAQIWGRYDINEFDSLKEAGFITIHGGFDPVYANEDPDRVAPLAMLKKLEAEGQIGKVEKYFYTTTGTGTSVGNAVKFGKEMGELLKADGVDGVIMTSTUGTCTRCGATILKEIERFGIAVVHMSTITTISKSVGANRIVPTIAIPHPVGNPKLSSKEEGELKYSLVKRAVDALSTEVSGITEFE